Below is a genomic region from Phragmites australis chromosome 20, lpPhrAust1.1, whole genome shotgun sequence.
ctacaccgccacggtcgtcgccatcgCGGATAGCCACGGGATAGCCGCGCTATAGCCGATTGATATCGACGTTTCCGACCAACCAGTGGTCAAATTGCCAAGCTCACCAaccagtgcatgtcccatgatgttccccacgccctcaccaaccagttcggccagtagagcagccaaactatcgatatcaaggtcgacatacccgatgtccggtttctagacgcgttctgcgcgtgcaccggatttgcattcacgttccccgtcaatccgaaagccgtatggatgcaccaaccgcgtcatGGCGTGTCCCATgaagtcttctatgtgaccctaggagcccatccccgtttgtgtagcgacacgaccaggacgccattgccaaccacaacacgtcgcagccatcacccgtctcatctccgttgatcgttcttcctctcagtggatgatctacccaaaactatgatGTAGCATTGTATTTCTGGTATATATGAACATCAAACGGtttatcaaatttcatagccaatctcctgtaacatgagcgtcttcgttcttgcatctgttcgcggtcaccactaaacctagaagcagtcatcgctgttttgccactaccttggatgaccccttccaaaagcaaccataccgctgagttagtctttccgcgttctatgccatgcttccctcatttcactgaaacaccactgaagctcgACATCAATGTCTGTGGCCATATGCCCGATcaccatcttcgacgaaacccgaaccatcaccgctacatagagtcacaagtAATATCATAAACCTAGAAATGCAACCTTccacctttttgatccatcataggtggtcgatactagatctcagcgtatcctttctttaatccaagatggtacttgcatagcatgccaagtcagcgcaaTATCATTCTCCTTaacctagtcagcgaagtctggtccgccctacacttcttgaatcttgcgcaataatgttgtaaagcctaacacagtgattgtgcaataaactcttttcctataTGAAGATAACTCCActaaactagtttttccttttcagtcgaatccatctcccgaaagctgttctcttttcatcttaactctgatttaggtgattcttacgtctaaatgtttctaaaatcatccttatccaaccatagtgtttttaaagtattttaatgatgtttggtatgttgttcttagtgttttcctttttgttgtttgtcggtagttctcgcgattagtcgataacgttctgaagcagttcgagggacttcaagaccaagatttagacaacactgagcagtattgggaaaaaggcaagtgtccttgatcatcttgaacctatatttttaaatgttttattttaccaaattgcatgcagtgtcattatgatgggtagtcatccatgttagggtttttcctagattttcccttatcatcccttggaacctagatggtgtatggttaggtgtcttttatgggtagattgcttagccatgcttttgggatgttgagaaatgtcataatcttgactaatgaacatatgcaacaatggtcgttaatgtgttaatagtctagcaacatggaaccttaggccttgagcaaagtggttttgatagttgtcatggttatgatgttggtttagtgtttgctcaagtaacctaagtaaggaccggttcgtggagcgataacccaaaaagtaacgtaccaaccacgaggctgatatgggtaagacgtgagatactgattagagtctatccagtgtgtgttgtgtcagcacaaaagggggcttctgggtaggagttgaactcatGTAAAgcttggcggtgaaacctagtgggcagacacatattgggttagtctctggttggtgaaaaatatcatgcagtgattcttgacggcacaccactgccgtgtgttaagtgtttgcgcaacacggcaatatagaattcactgactcgtggggaaagatggacaacctctgtagagtgtaaaactgttataactgtcgtgctcacggttatgagagacttggatcctcacatgattaatgggttgtgattatgggttgtggttatggatttggttgtcgttatggttctagtacagggagtactagatggttatggttatggttatggttctggtacagggagtactagatggttgtggttatggttctagtacagggagtactagataattgtggttttggttatagtacaggtagtactagacggttatggtgtgcaaggtggggagccttgtatgctgcatgttggactgtatgggttacattcacttaataattgcttaatgcttttgagtccaaatatgttttcattactcgtatttacgcaaatataccatgtgttagcctattcttgatataagcctgcatatcattatcttttccacacttgctgagtactctatgtgctcacacttgctattttccctaccccatgcgacatgtgtgctgctgctcaatgagtgaagatgttgaagactatcaagacgaggttgtgatgatctaggcgcgtgtctcccggtcggttgcctgcggtgttgttgggcaccagtgcttctgttccgctgcagatatcttcatagaagataatatatgtcaattgctgtaaaagtttaacgttatttaatagaagtattgcttttgttacttcacctgtgacgtccttatgtgtgttgaacatcctggacacacataagccgcatctggttttggccgctaaaaccgggtgtgacagaattAAACCTCGCTTAATTCCAAATCTGATTCTTAGATTCTTTTTAgcacaaatccaaattcaattaaatccttttgaattcaaaccccTCTCAAATCCTGAGGCTTCAAGTCTGAATTCattttccaaattcaaatactctatTTGAATTAGTGCcaatctccaatttcaaatcctaaattcaaatacttttATTTGGATTaatgccaaatccaaattcaaatagtCCTATTTTAATTTAATCCCAATTAGCTCCAATCCAGACTCATTCAAATCCTCGTCGATTATGTATTCGAATGCATCGAACCAACGAGATATATTCATTTCATTTCCAGCTCAACCGCTTCGCAAATTCGTTTCAAtacaatccaattcaaatttaaGTCATTTAATTGAATCATCACACATCTCATTTCATTTCAAATACATTCATTTGAATAATTACAAATCCAGTTTACAAATTCAGTTACATTCAAATGCTCTCTCTGTTGAGATCTTTCATCTTTCACTCTCTCCTTCCTCActattctctctccctcactggCAAAAGCCCATACCACCACCACCCCATGTGCTGATGTGCCTTCccccctctctcactctcccatcTCTCCGATCAACCTCTGCTCTCTCTCACATAGGCAGCAGAAGATCAACTCCCCGCCGCCAATTTCTCTCCTGCGTTCACACAAGCCCTTACTCCCCTCTCTGATCTTTTCTCCGTGCAGCAGCACCGGTCACCTACTCCCCATGCCAGCCTCTGATCTTTCCATCGAGAGCCCGAAATCAAATTCTCCTCCTCTTTTCCCTTGCTTCACCAGAAAGCCAACTAGAACACCACCGAACAGCCATACTTACACATGGGCATACACACAGCACACACGGCTCAAGCACCACACAACAGTAGCAGCCCTCCCTCCATCTCGCTCCCTGTCCATTGAGCTCCACTGAGTAGCCATTAGTGAGCTGAGAAACGGAGCCTGCATGCCGTCCCGCACGCACCACCACTCGGTTGCACTCCACCATGTCGTGCTGCCAACCGTTCGGTTGCACAGCCGCCCGCTTATGTCGCACCGCCTCCTGTTGTGCCGTCCCAGCCCTTCAACGCACTATCGCAATGCATACCGTCACCAGGACCATTGGCTATCCACGGTGAGCACCCTGTCCTTTGCTCCTTCCTCCCCCTCCGTTTAGCACCACCGAATCGCCCGGCCTTCGCGTTGTGGCCTTTTCCTGCGCCTACAATGTTGCCGCGCCTCCACATCCTCTTGCGCATGCCGCTGCTACCCCATCGCATATGCAACCGCTCGCACCATGCTGCGCCATGCCACCCCTGCCCGCGCATGCGCCACCTTAGACCATGGTGTTGTTCTGGCCAGCACGCGTGAGCCAATCTCCCTCTGCTCTGTCGCTCGTGCCGTCCCATCGCACCATGCCAGTCGCTAGCATGTCATCACCGTGCACGCATTTGCGCGTGCTACCGTCGTGCTCGCTCAAGGCTCAGGCCTCCACCACTATGGAGCCATCACCGGTGATCCTCTCTGCCCCAGTCGgtctcccttccctctctcctATGCACGCACGAAGAAGCCCGCCGCCTCAACCCTCTCCAGCTCCCTCCTCTCCAGGCCAGTACCCATATTTCTCCCCCTATCGGACTCCCTTTCCCACCGGCCAACTCCCTTTTCTCCTCCCCCATCAGCGCGCTGCTGAGCTCACTCAGATCTGAGCCATGGCCAAGCTGCCATCTTTCTCTGGTCGCTCACTCTCTCCTGGCGCCGCCTCCAACTCCCTCTggccgctccctctccctcggcacccctccctctcttttccTCTATGAGATGCCCACACCAACCAAGCTAATGAGGACATCCCAGCCATCCGTAACCCGAGTGCATCGGTTACGCCGGCTGTGTCACTTACACCATCGGTTACGCCACAAGTTACACCAAGTCCAACTAAGGTTACACTTCAAGAGACAAGTGCAACACCGGTTACACCAAGCAAAACCATGGATACACGCGCTCAAGCCTATGAAGGACCCGTTACACGCAGCCGTGCAAAGTTACTCCAACAAGAGATGCATACTTTCCTCTCTCGATTACACCTTGATattaatgagaattatatactgcctaaATCGTGTACTCTTAAGTTACTTAGGTTTACACAAGAGGCGACAATGTCGGGTTACATCGAGGACGCTGAGGGTTACGCCAAGAACACCAAGGCGGCTGCTCCCGACGAGAATGGGTTACGCGCCAAGACCCAGTGTTACACAGCAACTGCTCCAACTTCCAAGGCAAAACTGTACCATCTCGGGAAGAGACGGGGGTCATAatatacatggttggaaagtGCTTCAAGTCTAGTTTCCAACGCAACTGACGGCACGTCATTTGGACTTCCGAGCTAGGAGTAATGGCCATTTTCGTGAAGACTGCGCAGAAGACCCCGAGACGCGCGGGGATTAAAGACCATCTCGGGAGTGCTTCACCTGTTGGCCTTCCACCTTCCCAACGTGGAGACTTCAGTTCATACTTATCTTAGAGACTTGTTACTAGTATAAATACCCATATGTACTGCTGCAAAAGACAattaattttgatcattttgaatGAACACATAACCTGTATGGTTTGCAGCCGAGCTGCTGAGTGCCTTGCACacccttgttcttccttgttcttcctgGACTTGTGAAGAGATCCCTCTGGGGTCCTCTACTTCGTGCTCTACGGTTTCCAGTACGGCTGCACcgttttgtgtggattagtccCGGTTTGTGGTTCTACGGTCGTTCGGAGATCGAGTCGAAGTCTTCGCGGTTTCGGTGCCTCTCTCCCCGTCGCTTGGTCGCATCCAACCTTGGCAGGTATAAAGCTAGTTATCCTCCGCTGTTCGCAGCAAGTTATCTTGTGATTTCCAACCTACtgtcgtgaagatcgggccacCCCGAGGAGGTTTCCATCGGTATCTTGCTGTTGGTGATCTCCGACCCTTATCATGTGGTAATCAGAGCTATCGTTGTCACGGTAGGTTTTGTTATCACCTACTTATCTATCTATTCGTTTACCATCTACTACTGCTTTTATCCATCACATATATTTGTTTCGCCATATCCTACAGTCCACTAAAAAgccacaaaaaaaaatcctatagcCATTTCGTGGTACTGTTACTTGTGTTCGTTTCGTTCATCTTGTTGCTAGTCACCATCTTTGTTCTTCCGCCGTACTCTTGTTTAACTTTTATCCGCACCCCTCATATGTCATCGTGTGTTTgctgaaaaaaaatctgaaaaaaaaagagtgtgaAAAAAgtatcaaaaaaaaagaagaaaaaaaaaagcaaagaggGCTGTGTTGCGGATTGTGTAACTACAAATTTCATATCTGTACCTTCAAGTTTTGGTGCACTGACAGCAGCATTTACACATCATTTGAACGGTTACGCCACTTTGTTACAGTACCATAGCCTCCCTTGAACAGCCACCTATAGCTCCACAAAAATCCGTAAACCGGACCTCTCGTTTCGTAATCCTTTCGACCGCTTAATCACAGCTGTGTTACACCACTTTGAGCACATTCACGGTCCTTGAGAACGAGCAAGAACTTGGGTAAGCAAGAGGTGAGATTGTGTGTTTCCACAAATTTACCTATTCCACTTTTTCTTGCAACTAGTCTAACATGGCAGGATCCAATTCGAGTGTTCATGGTGGGAACCACGGAGATGAAGAACCCCCTGTTGCACGGGCTGAGCTACGCCAAATGGCCAACTCGATCTTGGAGGCGATGGAGAGGATGTTCAACGAACGTCTTCCTGCAGCGGGTGGTCGAGGTCCACAACATCAACATGAAGACAATCACCGTGAAGAATTTGGTGATGAAAATTCTGGTTTTGGTGCTGGATTTCATGGCCGCGACGGCAATGGTCGTGGTGGTCATGGTGGAGGGCGTCGTGCTGATTTTGATCAGCGCGGTGGTGGACGGCGTGCTGAATTTGATTATCAGCGTGGAGGAGGACGTGGACGTGATCGTCGTGTACattttgatgatgaagatgaagttcaTGATGAGTATGAGGAGGGATTTGATGATAATGAAAATCCTTTTGGTCACCATGGGCATTTTGGACAGCCACATGAACTTCGTCGTGGTGCTGGTCATGATGGGGAAAATCATCGTGGTCGTCGCAATAGAGATGATCCGGATAGCATTGCTCATGTAAAGTTAAGTGTCCCAAAATTTTCAGGGAAAGAAAATGCTGATGCTTATCTTGAATGGGAGGAGCAATGTGATCAGATTTTTAGAGTGCATAATCTTTCTGATCAGAGGCGTGTCAACCTTGCTTCTGTTGAGTTTTCAGGTTACGCTCTCACATGGTGGAACCAAGTTCAAGAAAATCAACGTGTGTTGGGACGTGATCATATCAACACATGGGCTgagatgaagagagtgatgagaAGACGCTTTGTGCCATCAAGCTATCAGCGTGACCTCCGCAATAGGTTACAAACATTGAGACAAGGATCAAAATCTGTTGATGACTACTTCAAGGAGATGGAGTTACTCTTGGTGAGATCTGGAATtagagaagatgaagagtcAAAAATGGCAAGATTTTTGAATGGTCTCAATGAAGAAATTTCAGGTTTTGTTGAGATGTTTCCATATCATAATTTGCAAGACCTTGTTGATCAAGCTATGCGCACCGAGAGGAAAATTCAGCAAGAGGGACGAAGAAGGTCTTATGGGAGCCAATCAATTTCAGCCCCATGGCGTCGGCAGCAGCCCGGTACCTCTGTTGGTGGGGGAAGATCACAAGGAGTTGCTGCTAGGCCTTCTCCATCCATTGGTGCTGCAAAGACAACGGTTTCTACTACTTCTTCACCTGCAATTCAGCAAGAACAGCGACGTCCTGCTGCAAGTACAGCAGCCCCTTCTGTTGCATcagctgctgcttcttcttcccATACCCGAGGCATTGTTTGTCACAAGTGCCAAGGTCGAGGACATGTTGCTGCTCAATGTCTTAGTCAAAGGACCATGATTATGAATGAGCAAGGTGAATGGGAATCTGAAAGCGAACCTGAGGAAGAAGCTCCAATATATGATGAAGAAATTATGCAAGATGAAGGTGATGAAATTCAACCCGATGATGGAGACAATAATTGCTTCATTTCTCGCCGAGTGCTTAGTGTTACTGCTGTCCAAGAAGAGAATAATCAGCGGCACAATCTTTTTCACACCCGGGGCATGATCAAGGACAAGTTGTGTCGAATCATTGTTGACAATGGCAGCTGCAATAATATTGCAAGTCAAGAATTAGTTGAAAGATTGGGACTGAAACAGCGGCGCCACCCTTCTCCATACAAGATGCAATGGTTAAATGATTGTGGTGCGCTGCGTGTAACAAACATTGTGACCGTTCCCTTCTCCATTGGGCGGTACAATGATCATGTGGAGTGTGATGTGGTTCCAATGGAAGCATGCCAATTGCTGTTAGGAAGACCTTGGTTGTATGACCGAGATGCTCAGATTTGTGGTCGCGCCAACAAGATTGTTCTCATGTACAAAGGAGAGCGCatcactttgcttcctttgTCACCGGAGGAGATTGTGAGAGATGATCTGAAAAGAAAACAGCGAGCGAGCGAGAACCACTTGCGAGTGACCCACAAACATAGTGAAGGAGTGTTtccaaagccaaataaaactcCACAGCTGCAAAGAACCGAGCCAAAGGGAAAAGAGGGTTTAGTGATGATGGCTAGGAAGGGGGATTTAAAAGAATTGAGTGAACCCAATGCTGTGTTCTATGTACTCCTGTACAAGGACAATTTTCTTGTCACTAACGACTTACCCTCTACTTTGCCTAGTGCTATTTTTGATGTGTTACAGGAATATGAAGATGTGTTTCCTGAGGAAGTACCACCAGGGCTGCCACCAAagagagggattgaacatcaaatcgATCTTGTTCCTGGTGCTCCACTTCCTAACCGTGCACCATATCGCACCAACCcggaggaaacaaaagaaattcagcgCCAAGTGCAGGAGCTCATCAACAAAGGTTATGTAAAGGAAAGTCTATcaccttgtgctgttcctgtccTTTTAGTTCCAAAAAAAGATGGCTcttggagaatgtgtgttgattgccGAGCCATTAATAACATCACCATAAGGTATAGACATCCCATACCtcgacttgatgatatgcttgatgagcttAGCGGTGCTATCATTTTCaccaaaattgatttgagaagtGGCTACCACCAAATCCGAATGAGagaaggagatgaatggaaaacagcctTCAAAACCAAGTTTGGGCTGTATGAATGGTTGgtaatgccatttggtttgaccaatgcacctagcaccttcatgagattgatgaatcaTGTGCTTAGAACTTTCATTGGCAAGTTTGTtgttgtttactttgatgatatcttgatttacagcaaatcTCTTGATGAACATGTTGAACATATAAAATGTGTGCTTGCTGTTTTGAGGAAGGAATGCTTGTATGCTAACCTTgccaagtgcaccttttgcaccgacaaggttgtgtttcttggttttgttgttTCAGCTCATGGCGTGGAGGTGGATGAGGAGAAGATCAAAGATGTTCGTGAGTGGAAGCCTCCACAAAATGTGAGCCAAGTGCGAAGCTTCCTTGGACTTGCTGGCTTCTATCGTCGGTTTGTGAAAGATTTCAGTTCTATTGCTGCCCCAAtcaacgagttgacaaagaaggataTTTCATTCCAATGGGGGGAAGCACAAGAGAAGGCATTTGAAGAGCTGAAAAAGAAGTTGACATCCGCCCCACTCCTTGCACTTccagattttggtaagacctttgagattgaatgtgatgcaagtggtgTAGGGATTGGAGgcgtgctcatgcaagaaggaagACCCATTGCATACTTCAGCGAAAAGCTAAGTGGTCCAACTCTGAATTATTCAGTTTATGATAAAGAACTTTATGCTCTTGTGAGGAGTTTAGAAACTTGGCAACACTATCTATTGCCCAAAGAATTTGTGATACATTCAGACCATGAATCTTTAAAACATTTAAAGGGCCAATTAAAACTGAACAAAAGACATGCTAAATGGAGtgaattcattgagtcttttccttatattgTCAAAtacaagaaaggaaaggaaaatatTGTTGCAGATGCTTTATCTAGACATCATGCTTTACTGTCCCAACTTGATGTTAAAATTCTTGGTTTGGAGAACataaaagatttgtatgctactgattCATTCTTTGCTGAACCATTTGCAAAATGTTGTGATGGCAAGGGATGGGAAAAGTTCCATTTacatgatggatttttgtttcgAGCTAACAAACTTTGCATTCCAGATTGCTCTGTTCGCCTAATGCTTTTGCAGGAAGCTCATGCCGGAGGACTTATGGGCCACTTTGGTGCCAAGAAAACGGAGCAAGTGCTGgctgatcatttcttttggccaaagatgcgGCGAGATGTGGAGAGACATGTTCTTCGCtgcataacatgccacaaagcTAAGTCACGCTTGAACCCTCATGGTTTATACACCCCTTTGCCTATTCCTAGTGTTCCATGggaagatatttctatggactttgttcttGGTTTACCTcgaacaaagagggggagggattcaaTCTTTGTTGTGGTTGATCGTTTCAGCAAAATGGCACACTTTATTCCCTGTCATAAGAGCGACGATGCTTCACATATTGCTGaattatttttcagggaaattgtaCGTCTACATGGAGTGCCACGTACCATTGTGTCTGATCGTGACACCAAGTTTTTGAGCTACTTCTGGAAGACCTTGTGGGGAAAACTTGGAACAAGGCTGCTGTTCTCTACAACgtgtcatcctcaaactgatgggcaaaccGAAGTTGTGAACCGCACGCTATCAACTTTGTTGCGAGCTGTCCTAAAGAAGAATCTGAAATTGTGGGAAGAAAGCTTGCCTCATGTGGAATTTGCATACAACAGGGCGGTACACTCAACCACAAAATTTTGTCCATTCGAGATTGTCTATGGTTTCAAACCTACTGCTCCCATCGATCTTTTGCCTTTGCCTATGCAGGAACGTATGAACTTTGATGCAAGCAAGCGAGCTGAATTTGTAAAGAAACTTCATGATCGAGCAAGAGAAAACATAGAGAAGATGACCAAGCTGTATGAGCAGCATGCAAACAAAGGGCGCAAGAAGATGTTGTTTGAACCAGGAGACTTGGTTTGGGTGCACCTACGCAAGGACCGCTTTCCTGAACAACGCAAGAGCAAGTTGCAGCCCCGAGCCGATGGTCCATTCAAAGTGCTTCGCaagatcaatgacaatgcatatgaaATTGATCTTCCAAGTACTTATGGTGTGAGTACAAGTTTCAACGTCGCCGATCTGTCTCCTTTCTTTGGATTGGaagagtcgaggacgactccttttcaagagggggaggatgatgaggacatcccagcCATCCGTAACCCGAGTGCATCGGTTACGCCGGCTGTGTCACTTACACCATCGGTTACGCCACAAGTTACACCAAGTCCAACTAAGGTTACACTTCAAGAGACAAGTGCAACACCGGTTACACCAAGCAAAGCCATGGATACACGCACTCAAGCCTATGAAGGACCCGTTACACACAGCCGTGCAAAGTTACTCCAACAAGAGGTGCATACTTTCCTCTCTCGATTACACTTTGATATTGATGAGAATTATATACTACCTAAATCGTGTACTCTTAAGTTACTTAGGTTTACACAAGAGGCGACAATGTCGGGTTACATCGAGGACGCTGAGGGTTACGCCAAGAATACCAAGGCGGCTGCTCCCGAGGAGAATGGGTTACGCGCCAAGACCCAGTGTTACACAGCAACtgttccaacttccaaggcaaAACTGTACCATCTCGGGAAGAGAC
It encodes:
- the LOC133901504 gene encoding uncharacterized protein LOC133901504, whose product is MSGYIEDAEGYAKNTKAAAPDENGLRAKTQCYTATAPTSKSNMAGSNSSVHGGNHGDEEPPVARAELRQMANSILEAMERMFNERLPAAGGRGPQHQHEDNHREEFGDENSGFGAGFHGRDGNGRGGHGGGRRADFDQRGGGRRAEFDYQRGGGRGRDRRVHFDDEDEVHDEYEEGFDDNENPFGHHGHFGQPHELRRGAGHDGENHRGRRNRDDPDSIAHVKLSVPKFSGKENADAYLEWEEQCDQIFRVHNLSDQRRVNLASVEFSGYALTWWNQVQENQRVLGRDHINTWAEMKRVMRRRFVPSSYQRDLRNRLQTLRQGSKSVDDYFKEMELLLVRSGIREDEESKMARFLNGLNEEISGFVEMFPYHNLQDLVDQAMRTERKIQQEGRRRSYGSQSISAPWRRQQPGTSVGGGRSQGVAARPSPSIGAAKTTVSTTSSPAIQQEQRRPAASTAAPSVASAAASSSHTRGIVCHKCQGRGHVAAQCLSQRTMIMNEQGEWESESEPEEEAPIYDEEIMQDEGDEIQPDDGDNNCFISRRVLSVTAVQEENNQRHNLFHTRGMIKDKLCRIIVDNGSCNNIASQELVERLGLKQRRHPSPYKMQWLNDCGALRVTNIVTVPFSIGRYNDHVECDVVPMEACQLLLGRPWLYDRDAQICGRANKIVLMYKGERITLLPLSPEEIVRDDLKRKQRASENHLRVTHKHSEGVFPKPNKTPQLQRTEPKGKEGLVMMARKGDLKELSEPNAVFYVLLYKDNFLVTNDLPSTLPSAIFDVLQEYEDVFPEEVPPGLPPKRGIEHQIDLVPGAPLPNRAPYRTNPEETKEIQRQVQELINKDGSWRMCVDCRAINNITIRYRHPIPRLDDMLDELSGAIIFTKIDLRSGYHQIRMREGDEWKTAFKTKFGLYEWLVMPFGLTNAPSTFMRLMNHVLRTFIGKFVVVYFDDILIYSKSLDEHVEHIKCVLAVLRKECLYANLAKCTFCTDKVVFLGFVVSAHGVEVDEEKIKDVREWKPPQNVSQVRSFLGLAGFYRRFVKDFSSIAAPINELTKKDISFQWGEAQEKAFEELKKKLTSAPLLALPDFGKTFEIECDASGVGIGGVLMQEGRPIAYFSEKLSGPTLNYSVYDKELYALVRSLETWQHYLLPKEFVIHSDHESLKHLKGQLKLNKRHAKWSEFIESFPYIVKYKKGKENIVADALSRHHALLSQLDVKILGLENIKDLYATDSFFAEPFAKCCDGKGWEKFHLHDGFLFRANKLCIPDCSVRLMLLQEAHAGGLMGHFGAKKTEQVLADHFFWPKMRRDVERHVLRCITCHKAKSRLNPHGLYTPLPIPSVPWEDISMDFVLGLPRTKRGRDSIFVVFCPFEIVYGFKPTAPIDLLPLPMQERMNFDASKRAEFVKKLHDRARENIEKMTKLYEQHANKGRKKMLFEPGDLVWVHLRKDRFPEQRKSKLQPRADGPFKVLRKINDNAYEIDLPSTYGVSTSFNVADLSPFFGLEESRTTPFQEGEDDEDIPAIRNPSASVTPAVSLTPSVTPQVTPSPTKVTLQETSATPIIEMEINLNPEEVEEKLSKVASTPEFPVALGCLLVSLCFAVGSST